The following coding sequences are from one uncultured Desulfobacter sp. window:
- a CDS encoding sigma 54-interacting transcriptional regulator: protein MNGSVLIVDDEKSIRLGFEMILSDAGYGVLTAEGYDQALDILSGQTPDVIISDIILGGKTGIDLLSELKKKELNTPVIMITGEPNIETSTEAVRLGAFDYIPKPIRKKALLRIVHNSLRHKHLLDRKTKLEEENIKVRQNMEAIFTSLEDGVICVDKELEVLEANAAVEKICRLPVQKIMGKNFETLETTCNQSCIKVLRQTLETNKSVRQVHAECNFPGAASQIVQLTATPLKIPGEASNGAVLVVRNITRLKSLEQALSEQNKFHKIVGKSHGMKNVFTLVEDLSELDTTVLITGETGTGKELVAHAVHHNSLRKDKPFIKVNCSALSDNLLESELFGHVKGAFTGAVKDKKGRFEMADQGSLFLDELGDISPLTQLKLLRVLQEKEFERVGDSTPLKVDVRIIAATNCDLKEKVAQGEFREDLFYRVNVVNIQVPALRHRREDIPLLTEHFLSRFNTRFRKQVNAVSSEVMNALMHYSWPGNIRELEHALEHGFVLTREGTILFENLPLEIKKGVAPLSDSQPSSFSKQALLGALEKTMWNKSKAARLLGISRRTIYRRIAEYKITPP from the coding sequence ATGAACGGCAGTGTACTTATTGTTGATGATGAAAAAAGCATCCGCTTGGGCTTTGAAATGATCCTTTCAGATGCAGGGTATGGTGTATTGACCGCCGAAGGATATGACCAGGCCCTTGATATTCTGTCCGGGCAGACCCCGGATGTCATTATTTCGGACATTATTCTGGGCGGAAAAACCGGCATTGATCTTTTAAGCGAGTTGAAAAAAAAAGAGTTAAACACGCCTGTGATCATGATCACAGGAGAGCCCAACATCGAGACCTCAACAGAAGCGGTGAGGCTGGGTGCCTTTGACTACATCCCCAAGCCCATAAGAAAGAAGGCCTTGCTTAGAATCGTTCACAATAGCCTGAGGCATAAACATCTTCTGGACAGAAAGACAAAGCTGGAGGAGGAAAACATCAAGGTCCGCCAGAATATGGAGGCCATATTCACAAGCCTTGAAGACGGTGTGATCTGCGTGGATAAAGAGCTGGAGGTCCTGGAAGCCAATGCTGCAGTGGAAAAAATTTGTAGATTACCTGTTCAAAAAATTATGGGTAAAAACTTTGAAACCCTTGAAACCACCTGTAACCAGTCCTGCATCAAGGTTTTAAGGCAGACCCTTGAAACCAATAAAAGCGTGAGGCAAGTCCATGCAGAATGCAATTTTCCAGGTGCAGCCTCCCAAATTGTTCAATTGACGGCAACCCCCCTCAAAATCCCGGGGGAGGCATCCAACGGCGCTGTCCTTGTGGTCAGGAACATCACCCGGTTGAAAAGTCTTGAGCAGGCCCTGAGTGAACAAAATAAATTTCACAAAATAGTGGGCAAAAGCCATGGGATGAAAAATGTATTCACCCTGGTAGAAGATCTGTCCGAGCTGGACACAACCGTATTGATTACCGGAGAAACCGGTACCGGGAAGGAGTTGGTCGCCCACGCTGTTCATCACAATAGCCTGAGAAAAGACAAGCCCTTTATTAAGGTTAATTGCAGCGCCCTGTCCGATAATCTGCTTGAAAGTGAATTGTTCGGCCATGTCAAAGGGGCGTTCACAGGGGCGGTCAAAGATAAAAAAGGCCGGTTTGAGATGGCGGACCAGGGCAGCCTTTTCCTTGATGAACTTGGCGACATTTCTCCATTAACCCAGCTTAAACTACTGCGGGTACTTCAGGAAAAAGAGTTTGAACGGGTGGGAGATTCAACCCCATTGAAGGTGGATGTCCGGATCATTGCCGCGACAAACTGTGATTTGAAAGAAAAGGTGGCGCAAGGGGAATTCAGGGAAGATCTCTTCTACAGGGTTAATGTGGTCAATATACAGGTGCCGGCTTTAAGACATCGACGTGAGGATATTCCGCTTTTGACGGAACATTTTTTATCCCGGTTTAACACCCGGTTCAGAAAACAGGTCAATGCCGTATCCAGCGAGGTGATGAATGCCCTTATGCATTATTCCTGGCCGGGAAACATAAGAGAGCTTGAGCATGCCTTAGAGCATGGATTTGTCCTGACCCGGGAAGGCACAATATTGTTTGAGAACCTGCCTCTGGAAATAAAAAAAGGGGTTGCGCCCCTGTCCGATTCTCAGCCCTCCTCCTTTTCAAAACAGGCCCTGCTTGGCGCACTTGAAAAAACAATGTGGAATAAATCCAAGGCAGCCCGGCTTCTGGGTATCTCCCGGCGGACCATTTATCGAAGAATCGCTGAGTATAAAATTACCCCCCCCTGA
- a CDS encoding response regulator, producing the protein MAKILIVDDEESIRFTFSLILTDAGHEVFKAESRSEAMAILDSTKIDVALVDRFLGSYNGMDLIQYVYMAHGSCTPLLMSSYPLPAPRKLNPQFFAFVQKPVKKNALCKAIEAAIASKNPNMC; encoded by the coding sequence ATGGCAAAAATTCTAATAGTTGATGACGAAGAAAGTATCCGCTTTACCTTCTCCCTCATACTGACGGATGCAGGCCACGAGGTGTTTAAAGCTGAAAGTAGATCCGAGGCAATGGCAATTCTTGATTCAACAAAAATTGATGTGGCCCTTGTAGACAGGTTTCTGGGTTCCTATAACGGCATGGATCTCATCCAATATGTATACATGGCCCATGGTTCCTGCACACCGCTCCTGATGTCTTCGTACCCCTTGCCCGCGCCCCGGAAGTTAAACCCTCAATTTTTTGCATTTGTGCAAAAACCAGTGAAAAAAAACGCCCTCTGCAAAGCCATTGAGGCTGCTATAGCCAGTAAAAACCCTAACATGTGTTAA
- a CDS encoding chemotaxis protein CheW, with product MKQTTDNTGKYLIFNLADESYGISIQNVKEIIGMMPITSIPKTGEWVKGVINLRGKIIPIFDLRIKFSMEPLSYADRTCIIIVETGPGKRAAQTGIVVDGVSEVRHIKDESIDPPPSFGTRINTDTILGMAKMENGVRILLNIDQVLGDREVRDLGNAA from the coding sequence ATGAAGCAGACCACTGATAATACAGGAAAGTATTTAATTTTCAACTTAGCCGATGAGTCCTATGGAATTAGCATCCAAAACGTCAAGGAGATTATCGGCATGATGCCCATCACCTCCATTCCCAAAACCGGGGAATGGGTTAAGGGGGTCATCAACCTCAGGGGAAAAATCATCCCTATCTTCGACCTGAGAATCAAATTTTCCATGGAGCCCCTCTCTTATGCAGACCGTACCTGCATAATTATCGTTGAAACCGGCCCAGGAAAGAGAGCCGCTCAGACCGGCATTGTCGTGGACGGTGTATCTGAAGTACGCCATATCAAAGACGAAAGTATAGACCCCCCTCCGTCATTTGGAACCCGGATAAATACCGACACCATTCTGGGAATGGCCAAAATGGAAAACGGGGTTAGAATTCTTCTCAACATAGATCAGGTACTGGGGGACCGGGAAGTTCGAGACCTTGGAAACGCTGCCTGA
- a CDS encoding methyl-accepting chemotaxis protein has translation MKFSLRNKFIIPTVTAAVICLGAISLFSYLKASQALENVISSQVEYVSSSISKQVRQWIFERKRDISQFAQEDLFNKAISSLDQDEVKAADSRLSQIKKSSSLYDEILLIGPDGLVMASSDAILAGSLNLSTRKYFKEALSGTLSLSQAIKSKTTGHPVFCIAAPVRQGNKIRGVLVGVINMTYFTAQFIDTERVGQNGYVYMVNKAGVVLAYPDKSKIFSLDVSQYEFGRKLLSQQDGLMEYKFKGVDKIVGFAKEKTTNWIIASTADKSELFAPVIALRNISITIAIISIILIGSIILLVTRSIVGPLNRIIEGMSEAGNQVAAASTQVAMASQSQAEGASEQAASVEETSAAMEEMASMTQSMAGNANQADCLSKESHGIVTRANESMEALIRSMSDISTASEETSKIIKTIDEIAFQTNLLALNAAVEAARAGEAGAGFAVVADEVRNLAMRAAEAAKETEKLIAGTLEKVNNGSALVARTNEAFVAVDSSTSKVGELVMEMSQASREQSEGISQVNVAISEIDKVVQHNAANAEESASAAEEMNAQAEQLRDYVNDLHALVTGADARSQTAHPSRQIMGGSFRGQKKIATSQTKEIEPDHMLGFDEDGFKDFAA, from the coding sequence ATGAAATTCAGTCTTAGAAATAAATTTATTATACCTACTGTAACCGCTGCGGTCATCTGCCTGGGAGCCATATCATTATTTTCATACTTAAAAGCCAGCCAGGCACTGGAAAACGTCATATCCTCCCAGGTAGAATATGTATCCTCGTCCATCTCAAAACAGGTGCGTCAGTGGATTTTTGAACGGAAACGCGATATTTCACAGTTTGCACAGGAAGACCTGTTTAACAAGGCAATCTCATCCCTGGACCAGGACGAAGTTAAAGCGGCTGATTCCCGCCTCAGCCAGATCAAAAAAAGCAGTTCTCTGTATGATGAGATCCTCCTGATCGGCCCGGACGGACTGGTTATGGCATCTTCGGATGCTATCCTTGCCGGATCACTGAATCTTTCCACCAGGAAATACTTTAAAGAAGCCCTTTCAGGAACCCTTTCTCTTTCCCAGGCCATTAAGAGCAAGACCACGGGCCATCCTGTTTTTTGCATAGCCGCTCCGGTAAGACAGGGAAATAAAATTCGGGGGGTTCTTGTGGGTGTCATCAATATGACTTACTTTACAGCCCAGTTTATTGACACTGAAAGAGTCGGCCAGAACGGCTACGTCTATATGGTGAACAAGGCAGGTGTTGTACTTGCCTATCCGGATAAGTCCAAAATATTCTCCCTGGATGTGAGCCAGTATGAATTTGGCCGCAAACTTTTGTCCCAGCAGGACGGGCTCATGGAATACAAATTTAAGGGTGTGGATAAAATCGTTGGATTTGCAAAAGAAAAAACCACCAACTGGATCATTGCATCCACAGCAGATAAATCCGAGCTCTTTGCACCGGTCATTGCCCTTCGGAATATCAGCATTACCATTGCCATTATCAGCATCATACTCATTGGCTCCATAATCCTGCTTGTAACCCGCTCCATTGTGGGCCCCCTCAACCGGATCATTGAAGGAATGAGCGAAGCCGGTAACCAGGTGGCTGCCGCATCAACCCAGGTGGCCATGGCCAGCCAGTCCCAGGCTGAAGGCGCATCCGAACAGGCAGCCTCTGTCGAAGAGACCTCTGCCGCCATGGAGGAGATGGCCTCCATGACCCAAAGCATGGCTGGAAATGCAAACCAGGCAGATTGTCTTTCAAAAGAATCCCATGGGATTGTTACCCGGGCCAATGAATCCATGGAGGCGCTCATCCGGTCCATGTCCGATATCTCAACGGCCAGTGAAGAGACCTCAAAAATCATTAAAACCATTGATGAAATCGCCTTCCAGACCAATTTGCTGGCCCTTAATGCCGCAGTTGAAGCAGCCCGGGCCGGTGAAGCAGGCGCAGGATTTGCCGTTGTGGCCGATGAGGTCAGAAACCTTGCCATGCGGGCGGCTGAGGCGGCAAAAGAGACGGAAAAACTCATTGCCGGCACCTTGGAAAAGGTAAATAATGGCTCTGCACTTGTTGCCAGGACCAATGAAGCCTTTGTGGCGGTTGATTCAAGCACATCCAAGGTTGGGGAGCTTGTCATGGAAATGTCCCAGGCGTCCAGGGAGCAGTCCGAAGGCATATCCCAGGTCAATGTCGCCATCTCGGAAATCGACAAGGTGGTGCAGCACAATGCTGCCAACGCAGAAGAATCCGCATCTGCGGCCGAAGAGATGAATGCCCAGGCCGAGCAGCTCAGAGATTATGTAAACGACCTCCACGCCCTGGTCACAGGGGCGGATGCCCGCTCACAGACTGCCCACCCCTCACGCCAGATCATGGGAGGATCATTCCGGGGCCAGAAAAAAATTGCAACGTCCCAGACAAAGGAAATCGAGCCGGATCATATGCTTGGCTTTGATGAAGATGGTTTCAAGGATTTTGCTGCCTGA
- a CDS encoding acetyltransferase — protein sequence MKIEDAKKADHKKLIEIWEASVRATHDFLAEEDLIQLRPLILGQYFDAVNLKCAKNSEGEIIGFCGIHGGNIEMLFISPDARGNGVGSFLVSHAIHNLGATKVDVNEQNRQALGFYQHIGFSVIGRSELDGQGKPYPLLHMELLEV from the coding sequence ATGAAGATTGAAGATGCCAAAAAGGCAGATCATAAAAAGTTGATAGAAATATGGGAAGCATCAGTTCGAGCAACCCATGATTTTTTGGCAGAGGAAGATTTGATACAACTTAGGCCACTAATTCTTGGCCAGTACTTTGATGCCGTTAATTTAAAGTGTGCTAAAAACAGTGAAGGTGAAATAATAGGGTTTTGCGGTATCCATGGTGGTAATATTGAGATGCTATTTATTTCACCAGATGCCCGTGGAAATGGTGTGGGTTCATTTTTAGTGTCCCATGCCATCCATAACCTGGGTGCAACAAAGGTCGATGTCAATGAACAGAACAGGCAGGCCCTGGGCTTTTATCAACATATTGGATTCTCAGTAATAGGACGCTCGGAACTTGACGGTCAAGGAAAGCCTTATCCTCTGCTGCATATGGAGCTATTAGAAGTTTAA
- a CDS encoding MBL fold metallo-hydrolase, with amino-acid sequence MDNWFTIDQIDKKTYIISEYRHWEETHCYLLNGSKFSLLIDTGLGICDIHNEVKKLTDNPIIAVATHIHWDHIGGHKFFPNFYAHQAELNWLDGEFPLTIDQIKEKSVYAKKLLIALRAVRHPLRATFNFIELSNED; translated from the coding sequence ATGGATAATTGGTTTACAATAGATCAAATTGACAAAAAAACATACATCATAAGCGAGTACCGCCACTGGGAGGAAACGCATTGTTATCTCTTAAATGGCTCTAAGTTCAGCTTGCTTATTGATACTGGGCTTGGGATCTGTGACATCCATAACGAAGTGAAAAAATTAACTGACAATCCAATTATTGCAGTAGCCACCCACATTCATTGGGACCATATTGGTGGCCATAAATTTTTTCCGAATTTTTATGCTCATCAAGCTGAACTGAATTGGCTTGATGGCGAATTCCCTTTAACAATAGATCAGATAAAGGAAAAAAGTGTGTATGCGAAGAAGCTGTTAATCGCGTTACGTGCGGTCAGGCACCCGTTAAGGGCAACGTTTAATTTTATCGAGTTAAGCAATGAAGATTGA
- the ispG gene encoding flavodoxin-dependent (E)-4-hydroxy-3-methylbut-2-enyl-diphosphate synthase produces MPLLKERRKTRQIKVGSQPVGSDAQVSVQSMTNTQTQDVQATVDQILSLEKAGCEIVRAAVPDMEAAKALKKIKEKIHIPLIADIHFDWRLAIASAESGVDGLRINPGNIGSADKIKAVVDCAKAHKLPIRIGVNGGSLEREIEKQFGVTARGMVESALANIRILEDLGFYDIKVSLKASDVERTVEAYRMLAPLTDVPFHVGVTEAGGLYAGITKSAIGIGMLLSEGIGDTIRVSLTRDPVEEIRTGFEILRALGLRQRGPELISCPTCGRCKINLFKIAEQVEKALLERTARIKVAIMGCVVNGPGEAKEADIGIAGGDGKGILFKKGKVVRKIDQRCLVDELIKEIDAMTLNSEEINGKES; encoded by the coding sequence ATGCCGCTGCTCAAAGAACGCCGGAAAACCCGGCAGATAAAAGTGGGATCACAACCTGTGGGGTCTGATGCCCAGGTGTCGGTTCAGTCCATGACCAATACCCAGACCCAGGATGTGCAGGCCACTGTAGATCAGATACTGTCCCTGGAAAAGGCCGGGTGCGAAATTGTCCGGGCAGCTGTGCCGGATATGGAGGCGGCCAAGGCGTTAAAAAAAATCAAAGAGAAGATTCATATTCCTTTGATTGCCGACATCCATTTTGACTGGCGCCTGGCCATTGCGTCGGCCGAGTCCGGTGTGGACGGGCTGCGGATTAATCCTGGGAATATCGGTTCGGCCGATAAAATAAAGGCTGTGGTGGACTGCGCCAAAGCCCACAAGCTTCCCATCCGCATCGGGGTAAACGGCGGATCTTTGGAGCGGGAGATTGAAAAGCAATTTGGTGTCACGGCCCGGGGCATGGTGGAAAGTGCCTTGGCCAATATCCGGATTTTAGAAGATCTGGGATTTTACGATATTAAGGTTTCCTTGAAGGCGTCGGATGTGGAACGTACCGTGGAGGCTTACCGGATGCTTGCGCCGTTGACTGACGTGCCCTTTCATGTGGGCGTTACCGAGGCGGGGGGCCTGTATGCCGGCATCACCAAATCTGCCATAGGCATCGGTATGCTGCTCTCCGAAGGGATCGGAGACACCATACGGGTCTCTTTAACCCGGGACCCGGTGGAAGAGATCCGTACCGGGTTTGAGATTTTACGGGCATTGGGCCTGCGCCAGCGGGGTCCGGAGCTGATTTCCTGTCCCACCTGCGGACGGTGTAAAATAAATTTGTTTAAAATTGCCGAACAGGTAGAAAAAGCTTTACTTGAGCGCACAGCACGGATTAAAGTCGCTATTATGGGATGCGTAGTTAATGGTCCGGGTGAAGCCAAAGAGGCGGACATCGGTATTGCCGGCGGTGACGGTAAGGGGATTTTGTTTAAAAAAGGTAAGGTTGTCCGCAAAATCGACCAACGGTGTCTTGTGGATGAATTGATTAAAGAGATTGACGCAATGACGTTAAATTCGGAGGAGATAAATGGGAAAGAAAGTTAA
- the proS gene encoding proline--tRNA ligase — translation MGKKVKTAITPTREEDYPQWYQEVVKASDMSENSPVRGCMVIKPWGFAIWESIQRQMDAMFKETGVKNAYFPLFIPLSYLEKEAEHVEGFAKECAVVTHHKLEKGENGGLVPAGELAEPLIVRPTSETIIGESMSKWTSSYRDLPILLNQWANVVRWEMRTRMFLRTSEFLWQEGHTAHATKDEAMDRTLQMLDIYAKFVEERLAMPVVKGRKSESERFPGADDTTCIEAMMQDKRALQAGTSHFLGQNFAKGSNIKFQSESGQEEYAWTTSWGTSTRMIGGMIMVHSDDDGLVVPPRIAPAHVVILPIVKKGADNSGVLESADALKTALRQQTFHGLPVEVEIDKRDIGGARGWEWVKKGIPVRVELGPRDLENNSVFMARRDTGEKKGISRDDFVNTIADILDDIQNNLFQRALAFREENTVSIDEKEAFYDLYKKAKGYNNGAFVMAHWCGSGACEEKIKQDLSVTIRCIPFDSPDEAGTCICCGAKSDRRVLFAKAY, via the coding sequence ATGGGAAAGAAAGTTAAGACTGCCATCACCCCCACACGGGAAGAAGATTATCCCCAGTGGTACCAGGAGGTGGTAAAAGCCTCGGACATGTCGGAAAATTCGCCGGTCCGCGGATGTATGGTGATTAAACCCTGGGGATTTGCCATCTGGGAGAGCATCCAGCGCCAGATGGATGCCATGTTCAAGGAAACCGGGGTAAAAAACGCCTATTTCCCATTATTTATTCCCCTGAGCTACCTTGAAAAAGAGGCCGAGCACGTAGAAGGCTTTGCCAAAGAGTGTGCCGTTGTCACCCATCATAAATTGGAAAAGGGCGAAAACGGTGGGCTGGTACCGGCCGGAGAACTGGCTGAACCGTTGATTGTCCGGCCCACGTCCGAAACCATTATCGGCGAGTCCATGTCCAAATGGACCTCTTCCTACCGGGATCTGCCCATTCTTTTAAATCAGTGGGCCAATGTGGTGCGTTGGGAAATGCGTACGCGTATGTTTCTGCGTACCAGCGAGTTTTTGTGGCAGGAAGGGCATACGGCCCATGCCACCAAAGATGAGGCCATGGATCGCACCCTCCAGATGCTGGATATTTACGCCAAATTTGTTGAAGAACGCCTGGCCATGCCGGTGGTCAAAGGCCGCAAGAGTGAATCCGAACGGTTCCCCGGGGCCGATGATACCACCTGCATAGAAGCCATGATGCAGGATAAACGGGCGCTCCAGGCCGGAACTTCCCATTTTCTGGGCCAGAATTTCGCCAAAGGCTCCAATATCAAATTTCAGAGTGAATCGGGCCAGGAAGAGTATGCCTGGACCACCTCCTGGGGAACATCCACCCGGATGATCGGCGGCATGATCATGGTACACTCCGATGATGACGGCCTGGTGGTCCCACCCCGCATTGCCCCGGCCCATGTGGTGATCCTGCCCATTGTCAAGAAGGGCGCTGACAATTCAGGCGTTCTGGAAAGCGCTGACGCGCTTAAAACGGCCTTGAGACAGCAGACCTTCCACGGACTGCCTGTGGAAGTGGAAATTGACAAGCGGGACATCGGCGGTGCCAGGGGCTGGGAGTGGGTGAAAAAAGGCATTCCGGTCCGTGTGGAACTTGGCCCCCGGGACCTTGAAAACAACAGCGTGTTCATGGCCCGCAGGGATACGGGTGAGAAAAAGGGGATCAGTCGAGACGATTTTGTAAATACCATCGCCGATATCCTGGATGACATCCAGAATAATCTGTTCCAGCGCGCCCTGGCTTTCCGGGAAGAAAATACCGTTTCCATTGATGAAAAAGAGGCGTTCTACGATCTGTATAAAAAGGCAAAAGGGTATAATAACGGCGCATTTGTCATGGCCCACTGGTGCGGATCAGGCGCGTGTGAAGAGAAGATAAAACAGGATCTGTCCGTCACCATCCGGTGCATCCCCTTTGATAGTCCTGATGAAGCAGGTACCTGTATTTGCTGTGGTGCAAAAAGTGACCGACGGGTCCTGTTTGCCAAGGCATATTAA
- a CDS encoding bifunctional (p)ppGpp synthetase/guanosine-3',5'-bis(diphosphate) 3'-pyrophosphohydrolase has product MIRITDILDKIYEYSPDADVSIIDRAYIYSARVHEGQVRLSGEPYLSHPLEVASILADMKLDMESIAAALLHDVIEDTPATKEDISDMFGPGVAHIVEGVTKLSALHAATKVAQQAESLRKMILAMADDIRVVLIKLADRLHNMRTLKYHRKPEKQASIAQETLDIYAPIAARLGIFWIKNELEEMAFFYTLREEHDRILALVNKAKDEQEAYINEVSTALHYKMEEMELPCQIKGRFKSFYSIYQKMLSQGLEFDDVYDIIAFRVILDTVPQCYAAMGAVHSMWKPIYYKIKDYIGNPKPNMYQSIHTTVIGPKGERVEIQIRTHEMDRVAESGIAAHWSYKEGTKIDENTGELFAWIRNLVENQENLKDPDEFLENVRIDLYPSEIYVFTPAGEIKTLPKKATPIDFAYRIHTEVGAQCTGARVNGKLVPLSHELRTGDTIEIITTKGHNPSRDWLNFVKTVKAKTKIRAYINAREKERSYSLGREMCEKTFRKRNQNFNALIKSGDIGRVADALGFKTVDDLIAHVGFGQMTALQVLNRAVPEFEKESEETDDAVIERTVSKSSEKPTTGVIVKGLNDILVKFSKCCNPLPGDPIIGYITQGQGVAIHRKNCVNVLKMARERIIEVEWASGIKESYPASICIKTDDRHGLLADIAAVISKAGINILNAHSETSDEGISVFYFTIMVESSGQLKKVMAELRRVKTVNDVKRVITGDN; this is encoded by the coding sequence ATGATCCGAATCACCGACATATTGGACAAAATTTATGAGTACAGTCCAGATGCGGACGTCTCGATCATTGACCGGGCCTATATCTATTCCGCCCGGGTCCATGAAGGCCAGGTCCGGCTCTCGGGAGAACCCTATCTGTCCCACCCTTTGGAGGTGGCCAGTATTCTGGCCGATATGAAGCTGGACATGGAGAGCATCGCTGCAGCGCTCCTCCATGACGTCATTGAGGACACCCCGGCCACCAAAGAAGATATATCCGATATGTTCGGCCCCGGGGTGGCGCATATTGTGGAGGGTGTGACCAAGCTGTCCGCCCTACATGCCGCCACCAAGGTTGCCCAGCAGGCAGAATCTCTGCGTAAAATGATTCTGGCCATGGCGGATGATATCCGGGTGGTGCTCATTAAACTGGCCGATCGTCTGCATAACATGCGGACCCTTAAATACCACAGAAAGCCGGAAAAACAGGCATCCATCGCCCAGGAAACCCTGGATATCTATGCACCCATCGCCGCACGTCTGGGCATCTTCTGGATCAAGAACGAACTGGAAGAGATGGCCTTCTTTTACACCCTGCGTGAGGAACACGATCGTATTCTTGCCCTGGTCAATAAAGCCAAGGATGAGCAGGAAGCCTATATCAATGAGGTCTCAACCGCCCTGCACTATAAGATGGAAGAAATGGAACTGCCCTGCCAGATCAAAGGGCGGTTTAAATCCTTTTACTCCATTTACCAGAAAATGCTGTCCCAGGGCCTTGAGTTTGATGATGTGTATGACATCATTGCGTTTCGAGTCATCCTGGACACCGTGCCCCAGTGTTATGCCGCCATGGGGGCTGTTCACTCCATGTGGAAGCCGATCTATTATAAAATCAAGGACTATATCGGCAATCCCAAGCCCAATATGTACCAGTCCATCCATACCACGGTCATCGGACCCAAAGGTGAGCGGGTGGAAATTCAGATCCGGACCCATGAGATGGACCGGGTTGCCGAATCGGGCATTGCCGCCCACTGGTCATATAAGGAAGGCACCAAGATTGATGAAAATACCGGCGAACTGTTTGCCTGGATCCGTAATCTTGTGGAGAACCAGGAAAACCTTAAAGATCCGGATGAATTCCTTGAAAATGTGCGCATCGATCTCTATCCCAGTGAGATTTATGTGTTCACCCCGGCAGGAGAGATCAAAACCCTTCCCAAAAAAGCCACCCCCATTGACTTTGCCTACCGGATTCACACCGAGGTCGGGGCCCAGTGCACAGGTGCCCGGGTCAACGGCAAGCTTGTGCCCTTGTCCCATGAACTGCGCACCGGCGATACCATTGAGATCATCACCACCAAAGGACACAACCCCAGCCGGGACTGGCTCAATTTTGTTAAAACGGTCAAGGCAAAGACCAAAATCAGGGCTTATATCAATGCCAGGGAAAAGGAGCGAAGCTACTCCCTGGGCCGTGAAATGTGTGAGAAAACATTCAGGAAGCGAAATCAAAATTTCAATGCCCTGATCAAATCCGGTGACATCGGCAGGGTGGCCGACGCATTGGGCTTTAAGACGGTTGACGATCTGATCGCCCATGTGGGGTTCGGCCAAATGACGGCACTTCAGGTGTTGAACAGGGCCGTGCCCGAATTTGAAAAGGAATCAGAAGAGACCGATGATGCCGTTATCGAAAGAACCGTTTCCAAGTCCTCGGAAAAACCCACCACCGGGGTTATTGTAAAGGGTCTCAATGATATTCTGGTTAAATTTTCCAAATGCTGCAATCCGTTGCCCGGTGACCCCATAATCGGCTACATCACCCAGGGCCAGGGGGTCGCCATTCACCGGAAGAACTGCGTCAATGTTTTAAAAATGGCCAGAGAGCGGATCATTGAAGTTGAATGGGCCAGTGGTATTAAGGAATCTTATCCCGCCTCCATTTGTATCAAAACAGACGATCGCCACGGCCTTCTGGCCGATATTGCGGCTGTGATTTCAAAGGCCGGAATCAATATTTTAAACGCGCACTCGGAAACATCGGACGAGGGGATCAGCGTTTTTTATTTCACCATTATGGTGGAAAGTTCCGGGCAGCTTAAAAAAGTCATGGCGGAACTTCGCCGGGTCAAAACCGTTAACGATGTTAAACGGGTCATCACCGGCGACAATTAA